One Acidimicrobiia bacterium genomic window, CGGGCTGTTTCAGGTCCCGGCTCACGATGCCCAGTAACTCCTCGGGATCATGGACGGGTTCGTCGGGGCGGAAGTGGGGTTCGGGGCCGGGTTTGCGCCAGTTCAGGTGCGACACCACCTCGCGGCACAAGCGCAGGGCGTCCATTTCATCCACGGCGTAGTAATCGCCTAGGCCGGAGACCTCCGCGTGGAGGTCGGCCCCCCCGAGGGTCTCGTCGTCGCTCTCCTCACCGGTGGCCATCTTCACCAGCGGAGGACCAGCCAGGAAGATTTTGGACTGCTCCTTCACCACGATCACATAGTCCGACAGGCCGGGTTGGTAGGCCCCGCCGGCGGTAGATGAGCCAAACACCACGCACACCGTGGGAATCTCCATCTGGGAGAGTTCGATCAACTCATAGAAGAAGCGGCCGCTCTCGGCGAAGTGTTCGGTCTGTGCGCGGCGACCCCCGCCCCCGGCCTCTACCCGAAGGTCAGCCCCGGCGGACTCCACGAAACTCACATAGGGAAGATGGTTGTCGCGGGCGATCTCCAGGGCGCGATTCCATTTCTTGGCGGCGTAGGGCGTGAGGGCCCCGCCGAGTACCGAAGGGTCATTGGCCAAGATCACGCATTCGGTGCCCGCGATGATCCCGATGCCCACGAGCATCCCGCCGCCGATGGTGTAGTCGGAGTCGTAGCCCGCTAGGGGGCTGATCTCGAGAAACGGACTGTCGGGGTCGAGCACATGGGCGATGCGCTGGCGCACCGGGAGTTTGCCGCGGCTGCGGAGGCGGTCCATCCGAGTGGTGCCGCCGCCGGCCTCCGCCTCGTCGAGCAACTCGTCGATCACGGCCAACTGTTCGAGCATGTCGGAGCGGTTCTGGGCGAAGGTGGCGCCGGTGGGATCGAGAGTGGAGCGGAGGGGTTCCGCTAGTCCGGTGCGTTGCATGACGCCCGACCGTATTGCGGTAATCTTCAGTGGTCAATGTTATCGTGCGGCATGGCGAAGGGCGCGACAGATCCGGTGGTCACGGTGACCATTTCGGCGGGCGTCGCCACTCTCACCCTGGTTGATGAAGCCAATCGCAATGCCCTCACGCGGGCGGTGGTGGCGGAACTGATCGACGGCCTGGCCGCCGCCAACGCCAGCGCCTCGGTGCGCGTCATCGTGATCACCAACACTGGACGGATATTTTGTGCCGGGGCTGATTTGAGCGAACAGTCTGGTGCGGGGGCGACCGCCGATTCCCCTCCGCCGCCGGGGCGGGGACCGGACGGGCTCGTGACCTTGCTTCGGTTGATCCAACAATCACCGACGCCGGTGGTGGCGCGGGTAGACGGCCATGCCGTGGCCGGTGGCGTAGGCCTGGTGGCGGCGTGCGACATCTCCATCGCCCGCGACGACGTGCTGTTGGGTTTCACCGAGGTGCGGGTGGGGGTGATCCCGGCGATGATCTCGGTGGTCTGCCTGCCCAAGATGCGGCGCGGGGATGCGCTGGAGGCCTTCCTACGGGGTCGACGATTCCTGGCCCCCGAAGCGGCGGGGCTTGGTCTTATTACCCGCGCCGTGCCCGCCGCCGAACTCGATGCTGAAGTGGCCGCGGTGGTGGACGATCTCACCCGCGGCGGTCCCGTGGCGCTGGCCGAGGCCAAGCGCCTCGTGTATGACGTTCCCATGTTGTCGGCCGAAGATGCCTGGCGGTTGACCACTGAGCGTTCCCAGGAGCGGTTCACCAGTGCCGAGGCCGCCGAGGGAATGGCCGCCTTCTTGGAAAAGCGGGCCCCAGCGTGGGCGCCGAGAGATCAATGATGCCGTCGCCCACGGTGGCGATCCTGGCCGCCGACCTCGTGGCCGAGCAGGAGGCGCTTGATGTGGTGGTCGGGGGGCTCACCGAAGCCCAGTGGCACCTCGCCACCCCCAGTCCGGGGTGGACCGTGGCCGATCAGATCGGACACCTCCAGTACTTCGACGGCACCGCCACCAACGCCATCATGCACCCCGAGGTTTTCGCAACGCAGCGCGACGAACTGGTGGCGGCGTCCCTCGACCATCCCGAGGCCGCCGATGCGCTCACCCTCGGCCCCTGGCGAGCCATGACGGTAGCGGCGCGTTTGGAACAGTGGCGGGAACAGCGGAATCGCCTGGCCCACGCCACCATCACTCTTACCGAGGACCAACGCATCGATTGGTACGGACCGTCGATGGGAGCGAAGTCGTTTCTTACCGCCCGTCTCATGGAGACATGGGCCCACGGTCAAGACGTGGTCGATGCGATGGCGGCGGCCGGGCTGGAGGCATCCCGGCCCGCTACCGACCGTCTCCGCCACATTGCTCAACTCGGCGTGATCACCCGCCGCTGGTCGTACCTGAACCGGGGGATGGATATGCCCACCGAGGAGGTGGGTGTGGAACTTCTCGGCCCCTCCGGCGACCTCTGGAGGTGGGGCGGAGACGACAATCCCGCTACGGTGCGCGGGCTCGCCGAACACTTTTGCTTGGTGGTCACCCAACGCCGTCATCGCGATGACACCGACCTGGCGGTGACCGGGGCGGCCGCCGCCGATTGGCTCGATCATGCCCAGGCCTTTGCCGGGGCCCCCACCACTGGCCCCCCGGCCACTCATCCTCAATAACTCAGGAGCCCCATGCGCACCTCTGTCACGGATCTACTCAACATCGAGTTCCCCATCCTGGCGTTCTCCCACTGTCGCGATGTGGTGGCGGCGGTCTCCAAGGCTGGTGGTCTCGGTGTGCTCGGAGCCGTGGCCCACAGCCCCGAACAACTCGCGATCGATTTGGCGTGGATCGAGGCCGAGGTGGGGGAGCGGCCCTACGGGGTGGACCTGATCGTGCCCGCTCGCTACGCCGGCGACGAGAACGGCGGCTACACGCTGGAAGACATTCGCCGACTCATCCCCGCCGAACACCAGGCTTTCGTCGATGACATTCTTCGTCGCTACGACGTTCCCGAACTCTTAGAGCGCGACGACCTTGTTGGGGGGCGTGGTCTCGAGCAAGCCGGAGGCGGGGCCGCCCCGTTCTCGGCGGCGGCGGCCGGTCCGCAGTTGGAGATTGCGTTGGCCCATCGCACCGCCTTCGTGGCCAATGCGCTCGGACCGCCCCCCCAGTTCCTCATCGATCGGGTGAAAGAGGAGGGCCGGCTGGTGGGAGCGCTGGCGGGCAAAGCGGTGCACGCCGAACGGCATGTGCAGGCCGGGGTGGACATCATCATCGCCCAGGGCTACGAGGCCGGTGGCCACACCGGAGAGATCGGCTCGATGGTGCTCATCCCCGAGGTGGTGGACGCAGTGGCCCCCGTGCCTGTGCTCGGTGCCGGTGGTATTGGCCGGGGCCGCCAGATGGCCGCCGCCATGGCTCTCGGCGCCCAGGGGGTGTGGTGCGGATCGGTGTGGCTCACCACCGATGAGGCCGAAACTCACCCGGTGGTGAAAGAGAAAATGCTCACGGCTACCTCCGACGACACGTTGCGTTCGCGGTCGCTCACGGGCAAACCCGCCCGCATGTTGAAGTCGGCGTGGACCGAGGAGTGGGAACGGGCCGATACGCCCGATCCGTTGGGTATGCCCCTACAGCCGATCCTCACTGCGATTGCCCAGCAGCGAATTAGCCGAGCCGCCATGACTCCCGGGTCCGGTGCTGAGAAACTGGCCAACTACTTCGTGGGTCAGGTGGTGGGCACGATGAACCAGCGCAAGACCTCCCGGCAGGTTGTGTTCGACATGATCGAGGAGTTCATCGAGGCCACCGAGGCCCTCGCCCGCCAACTCGACGCCTGAGGTCCTCCTCCCATCGGGAGCGGCGATAGGTTGCCCACATGGCGGAGATTCTCGAGGTGGACCTCTTGCACTTCGAGCAGGGCGATACCCGCCAACGCGCTGCGGTGGTGGACGGTGTGCGGCGCTCCCTGGCCACCGGCTTCGTGTACACCACCCATGATCTTTCCGAAGCCCTGATCGACGATGCCTACGGCAAGTTGGCGGAGTTCTTCTCCCTGGATCAGGCCACCAAGAGCAGGTTCGTGGCCCCTGGTTCCCACGGCCAGACGGGGTACACCGGGCTGTTGGTGGAGACGGCGACCTCGGCCGAGGTGCCTGATTGGAAGGAGATGCTGAACTGGAGTGACGAGCCACCCGTCGGTCACCCCCTGCGGCGTAAGTATCCGCACCGCTACTTGGATCAGGTACTCCCCGAAGCGGCGGTACCGGGTATCACCGAGGTGCTGATGGTGTTTCACGAGCGCCTCTACGACCTCCAGCGGCGTTTTCTGCGCCTCATCGCGGTGGGTCTGGGCGCCCATGAGGATCTCTTCGAGGCGATGTTGCCGAACGGTTCCACCCTCACTCGGGCCATTCGTTATCCACCGATGGCCGATGCTCCCGCCGGCCCGGTCCACGAGTGGGCCGGGGAGCACGCCGACATCAACTTGATCACCGCGCTGCCCCGGGCCACCGCCCCGGGCCTCCAGGTAAAAACCGGCGATGGCTGGGTTGACGCCGTGGCCCCGGATGGGAGGGTGATCATCAACTCAGGAATGATGCTGGAGGTGCTCTCCAATGGCCTGATTCCCCCCGGGGTTCATCGGGTGGTCGCCGAGCCCGCCTACGCCGGCGAGCGGTACAGCGTGGTGCAGTTCTGCCACCCCACGCCGTGGACGGTCCTCTCCCCGCTCCCCTCGTGCTGCACGGCCGAGACGCCCCAGCGTTTCGGGGCCATCGAGGCGGGCGACAAACTCGATGAGGTGCTCTACAACCTGAACCTCATCGAGGGGGCTCCTCGGTTGACCGACTGAGCGCGGCTAGAGCAGTTGGTAACTGGGGTTCATGATGGCGAGGCGGGTCTTGTGCACGCCTACGGTGCCTTCGACGGCCATGGTCGTGCCTATCCCGATACCGGCCAGGCTGCGCCGGCCCAGGAACACCACGGAGATGGCCCCGGTGTGGTCGAGGATGACCAACTCGATTGTGGGGGCATCACCCAACGGGGCCACCCGCATCGATCGGACGCGACCAGAGATCTTCACTCGTTGTCGCCAGTGAGCATCGGTAATCGGGATGCATCCGGGCGCGAGGGTCACGGCGGGGTCGGTGGTGGAGCGGTCGGGAGTTGGCGTCACCACCTGTCGCCCAGAGTCGTCGTGGGTTGGCGGGGTGATCGGGAGATCCAAGGGAGCCGTCTTTCCCGAATCGAGGTGGAACGGCACGGTGGTGACATTGGCATGGGGAAGCCGGGATACCTCTTCGAGGATGGCGTCGGCTGTCTTGTCGTGGAGCACCCGGTGCCAGATTCCCTTGTACTTGCGCTCCGGAAGGAGCACCGACACTTCGGTATCACCGTCGGCCAACTCACGCGCCACGCACTCCACCGTGGCCCGCAGCAGCCGCCGGTCGGGGCACTCCACGATCTCGAGGGGTACGCGCTTCAGGCCGGTGTTTTGCCAGGCCTCGACCAAGTTCTGGGCGGCGGTATCGTCGATGGCGAAGTGCACCACGCGTAGTTCGTCGGGGGTAAGTGTGCGGGCGTACTGGATGGCGCGGGCGGAAGCCATGTCGAGGCGATCGACAAACACGAGCACTACATGGCGCCGCAGGATCGGGGCAGTGGCGGCTGCCGGTACGTCGTGTTCGAGCGACTCCGCCTCCCGTTGGTACTGACGGTTGAGCCGCAACAGGAGAAGTACGAACAGCGGCATGATCACCAACATCACCCAGGCATCAGTGATGCGGGTGACCAGCACGATGAGTACCACGGCAGCGGAGATCAGCGCTCCCACGCCGTTCAGCAGCAGGCTCAGTCGCCAGCCTTGCTCGCGATAACGGAGGTGGTGTCGGGTCATTCCGGCCTGCGAGAGCGTGAAGCCCACGAACACGCCAATGGCATAAAGGGGGATCAGTTTGGTCACCTCGGCCCCGGTGAGGATCACCAGGAGTCCGGCGCTGACCGCCAGCGAAACGATGCCGTTGGAGAACACGAGGCGATGGCCGCGCTTGGTGAGTTGACGGGGGAGGAAACTATCGCTGGCTTGAACACTGGCCAGGCGGGGGAAGTCGGCGAAGCCAGTGTTGGCCGCCAAGACGAGGATGAGCATGGTTGAGGCCTGCAGCAGGTAACCGAGGGCGGGCCCGAACTCGCTGGTGCCGTAGACGGCCTCGCCGATCTGGGCCAGGACCGTGGGGGTGCCGTTCTCGAACGGAATGACCTTGATCTTGCTGGCGAGCATCGAGATCCCGAAGAACATGACCGCGAGACCGGCCCCCATGAGCACCAGCGTCTGGCGGGCGTGCTTCCAGGCGGGCTCCCGGAAGGCGGGCACCCCGTTGGAGATGGCTTCAACGCCGGTGACGGCGGAACCGCCGGAGGCGAAGGCTTTGGCGAGGATGTAAGCGGAGGCTCCGAACCAGAGCCCGGCGCCGGCGCTGGCCTCACCGATGGGGAGACTGCCCTCCGCGGCGGTACCGAGGAGCGGGAGGTCGCCGCTGAGGTACCGTATGAGGCCGAAGATCAGGAGTGCGGCCATGTTCAGCATGAAGAAGTAGGTGGGAGCGGCGAAGACCCTCCCGCTTTCCTTCACGCCCCGCAGGTTGCCGTACATCACGATGGCGATGAACCCGAGCGAGATCGGCACCCGGGCCGGGCTCAGTACCTCGAACGAAGAGACCAGGGCCGCCGTGCCGGCCGACACCGAAACCGAAACCGTCAGGATGTAGCCGATCAGCAGAGCGGCGCCAGCCACCTGGGCGGGCACGATGCCGAAGTTGTCGCGCGTGACGAGGTAGGCACCACCGGCGGACGGGTAGGCCTTGATCGTCTCCCGGTAGGAGAGGATCAAGAGCGCCAGCATCACCAGTAGGGCGAGGGTGATCGGCATGACGAGCGAGAAGGCCAACAACCCGATGGCCGGCACCAGCACGTGGAGGATCTCTTCGGTGGCGTACGCGCTAGAGGAGAGGTTGTCCGACGCGAACACGGCTAGCGCGGTGGGCTTGCCGAGGCGCTGGTGGTCGAGCTCGTTGCTGTTCAGCGGTTGACCGAGCAGTTTGCGCTTGGCGCGGTAGCGAAGGTTGTCGGCGGGGAGCGGGACCCCGCTCATCACGGGTACCGGCTGGGGCGCTGCGACCGTCGCCGGGGCCACGGGGGGGTTGGAGGGGGCGTCGATGCCGGTGGTCATGGGGTGAGGGCCCTCGGTTCGCACCGGGAGGGGGCGGGAAGTGGTGATCGACGGTCAACAGGGTGGGGGTCGACGTCGATTCGCATCGACCGGAAGCCTAGGGGAGCCCGGAGCGGTGTCGGCAATCATCCGCCGACCGTCGGCCGTGCGTGGACTATTCGCTCGTAGCGAGGGTGACCACTACGGCGAAGGCATCGCCGGGGGTGGTGATGAGTTCGGTCACCACCCCCGCCGCGCACAGATCACCGCGGGCTGCCTCCAGCCAGCCGAGCCGCTCGGGGGTGTCGGTGACCACCACTCGCTCTACGGCCGTGCGCATGGATTGCTGGGCTTCAGATTTGGCCCGGCGTAGTTCGGTGAGTACCTCCGCCGCCACCGTGAGCACCGCCGGGTCGCCGCTGGGGCCCGCCAGGGACCGCAGGGCGGCCGATTCGGGCCAGGTCGAACGGTGGATGCTGTGGGTCTGGAACCACGACCACACCTCTTCGGTGACGTAGGGCAGGAACGGGGCGAACAATTTGAGGATGGCCTCGAGGGCCGGGCCGAGGGCGGCGCGTGCCGAACGGGCCCCGTCGTCGTCACGGTAGGCACGGTTCTTCACCAGTTCGAGGTAGTCGTTGCAGAAGGTCCAGAAGTGCGACTCGGTGCGTTCTAGGGCGCGGGCGTAGTCGAACCGGTCGAAGCAGGCCGTGGCGTCGTCGATGAGATCGGCCAGACGCAGGAGCATGGCGCGGTCGAGAGGTTCGGTGACCTCGCCGGTGGCCGCCCCGAAGCTGAGAGCAAACTTTGATGCGTTGAGCAGTTTGATGGCCAACCGCCGACCGATCTTCATCTGGCCTTCGTCGAAACTCATGTCCATGCCGGGGCGACCGTTGGCCGACCAGTAGCGCACGGCGTCGGCACCGTGGCGCTGCAACAGGACCACAGGATCATCGGGCATGTTGCCGGCCGACTTGGACAGTTTCTTGCGGTCCGGGTCCACGATGAATCCCGAGATGGCGGCGTTGGCCCACGGCAGCGTGTTGTGCTCGTAGTGGCTGCGCACCACGGTGGCGAAAAGCCAGGTGCGGATGATCTCGTGAGCCTGGGGGCGCAGGTCCATCGGGAAGGTGCGTTCGAACAGGTCGGGGTCGTCCTCCCAGCCGCACACGATCTGCGGGGTGAGCGAGGAGGTGGCCCAGGTGTCCATGACGTCGGGATCGGCCGCGAAGCCGCCGGACTGGTTGCGCTGGGCCTCCGTGAAGCCGGGGGGAACCGCGGTGGTGGGATCGATGGGCAACGACGCTTCTTCGGCCAGGATGGGGGCGAGGAAGTTGGTGCGGCCATCGGCATCGATGGGGTACCAGACGGGGAAGGGCACGCCGAAGAAGCGTTGGCGGGTGATGTTCCAATCGCCCATGAGCCCATTCA contains:
- a CDS encoding isopenicillin N synthase family oxygenase, coding for MAEILEVDLLHFEQGDTRQRAAVVDGVRRSLATGFVYTTHDLSEALIDDAYGKLAEFFSLDQATKSRFVAPGSHGQTGYTGLLVETATSAEVPDWKEMLNWSDEPPVGHPLRRKYPHRYLDQVLPEAAVPGITEVLMVFHERLYDLQRRFLRLIAVGLGAHEDLFEAMLPNGSTLTRAIRYPPMADAPAGPVHEWAGEHADINLITALPRATAPGLQVKTGDGWVDAVAPDGRVIINSGMMLEVLSNGLIPPGVHRVVAEPAYAGERYSVVQFCHPTPWTVLSPLPSCCTAETPQRFGAIEAGDKLDEVLYNLNLIEGAPRLTD
- a CDS encoding enoyl-CoA hydratase, which encodes MAKGATDPVVTVTISAGVATLTLVDEANRNALTRAVVAELIDGLAAANASASVRVIVITNTGRIFCAGADLSEQSGAGATADSPPPPGRGPDGLVTLLRLIQQSPTPVVARVDGHAVAGGVGLVAACDISIARDDVLLGFTEVRVGVIPAMISVVCLPKMRRGDALEAFLRGRRFLAPEAAGLGLITRAVPAAELDAEVAAVVDDLTRGGPVALAEAKRLVYDVPMLSAEDAWRLTTERSQERFTSAEAAEGMAAFLEKRAPAWAPRDQ
- a CDS encoding TIGR03084 family protein: MPSPTVAILAADLVAEQEALDVVVGGLTEAQWHLATPSPGWTVADQIGHLQYFDGTATNAIMHPEVFATQRDELVAASLDHPEAADALTLGPWRAMTVAARLEQWREQRNRLAHATITLTEDQRIDWYGPSMGAKSFLTARLMETWAHGQDVVDAMAAAGLEASRPATDRLRHIAQLGVITRRWSYLNRGMDMPTEEVGVELLGPSGDLWRWGGDDNPATVRGLAEHFCLVVTQRRHRDDTDLAVTGAAAADWLDHAQAFAGAPTTGPPATHPQ
- a CDS encoding amino acid permease, giving the protein MTTGIDAPSNPPVAPATVAAPQPVPVMSGVPLPADNLRYRAKRKLLGQPLNSNELDHQRLGKPTALAVFASDNLSSSAYATEEILHVLVPAIGLLAFSLVMPITLALLVMLALLILSYRETIKAYPSAGGAYLVTRDNFGIVPAQVAGAALLIGYILTVSVSVSAGTAALVSSFEVLSPARVPISLGFIAIVMYGNLRGVKESGRVFAAPTYFFMLNMAALLIFGLIRYLSGDLPLLGTAAEGSLPIGEASAGAGLWFGASAYILAKAFASGGSAVTGVEAISNGVPAFREPAWKHARQTLVLMGAGLAVMFFGISMLASKIKVIPFENGTPTVLAQIGEAVYGTSEFGPALGYLLQASTMLILVLAANTGFADFPRLASVQASDSFLPRQLTKRGHRLVFSNGIVSLAVSAGLLVILTGAEVTKLIPLYAIGVFVGFTLSQAGMTRHHLRYREQGWRLSLLLNGVGALISAAVVLIVLVTRITDAWVMLVIMPLFVLLLLRLNRQYQREAESLEHDVPAAATAPILRRHVVLVFVDRLDMASARAIQYARTLTPDELRVVHFAIDDTAAQNLVEAWQNTGLKRVPLEIVECPDRRLLRATVECVARELADGDTEVSVLLPERKYKGIWHRVLHDKTADAILEEVSRLPHANVTTVPFHLDSGKTAPLDLPITPPTHDDSGRQVVTPTPDRSTTDPAVTLAPGCIPITDAHWRQRVKISGRVRSMRVAPLGDAPTIELVILDHTGAISVVFLGRRSLAGIGIGTTMAVEGTVGVHKTRLAIMNPSYQLL
- a CDS encoding acyl-CoA carboxylase subunit beta, with the protein product MQRTGLAEPLRSTLDPTGATFAQNRSDMLEQLAVIDELLDEAEAGGGTTRMDRLRSRGKLPVRQRIAHVLDPDSPFLEISPLAGYDSDYTIGGGMLVGIGIIAGTECVILANDPSVLGGALTPYAAKKWNRALEIARDNHLPYVSFVESAGADLRVEAGGGGRRAQTEHFAESGRFFYELIELSQMEIPTVCVVFGSSTAGGAYQPGLSDYVIVVKEQSKIFLAGPPLVKMATGEESDDETLGGADLHAEVSGLGDYYAVDEMDALRLCREVVSHLNWRKPGPEPHFRPDEPVHDPEELLGIVSRDLKQPVEMRDVIARVVDGSRFEEFKARYGPTLVCGWASIHGYPVGMVGNNGVLYPDSAEKAAHFIQLCNQIDVPLVFLQNITGFMVGRDFEAAGIIKKGSQMLNAVTNSTVPHLTVIIGSSYGAGTYGMSGRAFGNRFTFLWPTAKVAVMGPKQIAGVMSIVRRGQAARQGEPFDEDEDAKIVEMVEAVQESGSLALRATGAISDDGIIDPRDTRTVLGMCLSVVRNKPIEGADGYGVFRL
- a CDS encoding nitronate monooxygenase, whose amino-acid sequence is MRTSVTDLLNIEFPILAFSHCRDVVAAVSKAGGLGVLGAVAHSPEQLAIDLAWIEAEVGERPYGVDLIVPARYAGDENGGYTLEDIRRLIPAEHQAFVDDILRRYDVPELLERDDLVGGRGLEQAGGGAAPFSAAAAGPQLEIALAHRTAFVANALGPPPQFLIDRVKEEGRLVGALAGKAVHAERHVQAGVDIIIAQGYEAGGHTGEIGSMVLIPEVVDAVAPVPVLGAGGIGRGRQMAAAMALGAQGVWCGSVWLTTDEAETHPVVKEKMLTATSDDTLRSRSLTGKPARMLKSAWTEEWERADTPDPLGMPLQPILTAIAQQRISRAAMTPGSGAEKLANYFVGQVVGTMNQRKTSRQVVFDMIEEFIEATEALARQLDA